From a single Streptomyces sp. NBC_01264 genomic region:
- the nagA gene encoding N-acetylglucosamine-6-phosphate deacetylase: MSGSAHVGRSTVLSGADVVLPTGIVKGGRLIVDGERIAGATDENAAVVDLTGCLIVPGFVDTHNHGGGGASFTSGTAEEVLKGVRTHREHGTTTLVASTVTDDLDVLARRAGLLAELTQQGDIAGIHFEGPFINPCRKGAHKEDLLRDPDPAEVRKLIDAAQGSARMFTLATELPGGLDSVRLLAEHGVVAAIGHTDSTYDQTCAAIDAGATVATHLYNAMPGLEHRAPGPIAALLEDERVTVELINDGTHLHPAMLELAFHHAGANRVALITDAMDAAGFGDGIYHLGPLEVEVKEGVARLVEGGSIAGSTLTLDIAFKRSVTLDKLPVESVVQAISANPAKLIGVYDQVGSLEPGKYADLVVLDSAFDVRGVMRRGEWIVNPLAGN; encoded by the coding sequence ATGTCCGGAAGCGCACATGTGGGCCGCAGCACCGTTCTCTCCGGCGCCGACGTGGTGCTGCCCACGGGCATCGTCAAGGGCGGGCGCCTCATCGTCGACGGCGAGCGCATCGCCGGCGCCACGGACGAGAACGCGGCCGTCGTCGACCTCACCGGGTGCCTGATTGTCCCCGGCTTCGTCGACACGCACAACCACGGCGGAGGCGGCGCCTCCTTCACCTCCGGCACCGCCGAGGAGGTCCTCAAGGGCGTACGGACCCACCGCGAGCACGGCACCACCACCCTGGTCGCCTCCACCGTCACCGACGACCTCGACGTGCTCGCCCGCCGCGCCGGACTGCTCGCCGAGCTGACCCAGCAGGGCGACATCGCGGGCATCCACTTCGAGGGCCCGTTCATCAACCCCTGCCGCAAGGGCGCGCACAAGGAAGACCTGCTGCGCGACCCCGACCCGGCCGAGGTCCGCAAGCTGATCGACGCCGCGCAGGGCTCCGCCCGCATGTTCACCCTCGCCACCGAGCTCCCCGGCGGCCTGGACTCCGTACGGCTGCTCGCCGAGCACGGGGTCGTCGCGGCGATCGGCCACACGGACTCCACGTACGACCAGACCTGCGCGGCCATCGACGCCGGCGCGACCGTGGCCACCCACCTCTACAACGCGATGCCCGGCCTGGAGCACCGCGCCCCCGGCCCCATCGCGGCCCTGCTGGAGGACGAGCGGGTCACCGTCGAGCTGATCAACGACGGCACCCACCTGCACCCGGCCATGCTGGAGCTGGCCTTCCACCACGCGGGCGCGAACCGGGTGGCGCTGATCACCGACGCGATGGACGCGGCCGGCTTCGGCGACGGGATCTACCACCTCGGCCCGCTGGAGGTCGAGGTCAAGGAGGGCGTCGCCCGCCTCGTCGAGGGAGGCTCCATCGCGGGCTCCACCCTCACCCTGGACATCGCCTTCAAGCGGTCGGTCACCCTCGACAAGCTCCCCGTCGAGTCCGTGGTCCAGGCGATCTCCGCCAACCCGGCCAAGCTGATCGGCGTCTACGACCAGGTCGGCTCGCTGGAGCCCGGGAAGTACGCGGACCTCGTCGTCCTCGACTCCGCCTTCGACGTCCGGGGCGTCATGCGGCGCGGCGAATGGATCGTGAACCCGCTCGCGGGCAACTGA
- a CDS encoding flavin reductase family protein — MRRARGDSSVPTVPPTTPVTPLSVPAPHAVGVSNDEFRAAMSRLTAGVCLITAQEPPLSAGSRGEDVGMTATAFMSVSLEPPLVLVSVREGSRMDDLLAEQPLWAVSVLADHQVQIAGRFSMKNRISDRLLFADLPYTRGAISGAPLLSGALATLECRTENRVEAGDHTLVIGHVLTAAQPAPDSPPLTYFRGRYRHLTP; from the coding sequence ATGCGCCGCGCGAGGGGTGACAGTAGCGTCCCGACCGTGCCCCCAACGACCCCCGTGACACCACTTTCCGTACCCGCACCCCATGCTGTGGGGGTGAGCAACGACGAGTTCCGGGCCGCGATGTCCCGTCTGACCGCGGGCGTGTGCCTGATCACCGCGCAGGAACCCCCGCTGTCGGCCGGCAGCCGCGGCGAGGACGTCGGCATGACGGCGACCGCCTTCATGTCCGTGTCCCTGGAACCGCCCCTGGTCCTCGTCAGCGTGCGCGAGGGCTCCCGGATGGACGACCTGCTGGCCGAGCAGCCGCTGTGGGCGGTGTCGGTGCTCGCCGACCACCAGGTCCAGATCGCCGGCCGCTTCTCCATGAAGAACCGCATCAGCGACCGGCTGCTCTTCGCGGACCTCCCCTACACCCGCGGCGCGATCTCCGGCGCCCCGCTGCTGTCGGGGGCGCTGGCCACCCTGGAGTGCCGTACGGAGAACCGCGTCGAGGCGGGCGACCACACCCTGGTCATCGGCCACGTCCTCACCGCCGCCCAGCCCGCGCCGGACTCCCCGCCCCTGACGTACTTCCGGGGGCGCTACCGGCACCTGACGCCCTGA
- a CDS encoding 1-phosphofructokinase family hexose kinase, whose amino-acid sequence MILTVTLNTALDVTYRVPRLLAHASHRVTEVTERPGGKGLNVARVLAAIGHEVTATGFAGGPTGALVRELLAGSPGVRDELVPCAGTTRRTLAVVDEASGDTTQFNEPGPLITAAEWSGFLSRYEALLTGGARAVALCGSLPPGVPVGAYATLVRAARTAGVPVLLDTSGEALRRGVAARPDVIKPNAAELAELTGSRDPLPATRDARRRGAHAVVTSLGPAGLLAATSRGTWRAAPPRTLAGNPTGAGDSAVAGLLSALVEGADWPARLTRAVALSAATVAAPTAGDFDPRTYEEVRGSVKVTEG is encoded by the coding sequence ATGATCCTGACCGTGACGCTCAACACCGCGCTCGACGTCACCTACCGCGTACCGCGGCTGCTCGCGCACGCCTCCCACCGCGTCACCGAGGTCACCGAACGCCCCGGCGGCAAAGGCCTCAACGTGGCCCGCGTGCTCGCCGCGATCGGCCACGAGGTCACCGCGACCGGCTTCGCCGGCGGCCCGACGGGAGCCCTCGTACGCGAGCTGCTCGCCGGCTCCCCCGGCGTCCGCGACGAGCTGGTCCCCTGCGCGGGCACCACCCGGCGCACCCTGGCCGTCGTCGACGAGGCCTCCGGGGACACCACGCAGTTCAACGAACCGGGCCCGCTGATCACCGCCGCCGAGTGGTCCGGGTTCCTCTCCCGCTACGAGGCCCTGCTGACGGGCGGCGCCCGCGCGGTGGCCCTGTGCGGCAGCCTGCCCCCGGGCGTCCCCGTGGGGGCCTACGCCACCCTCGTACGGGCGGCCCGGACGGCCGGCGTGCCCGTCCTCCTCGACACCAGCGGCGAAGCCCTGCGCCGCGGGGTCGCCGCCCGGCCCGACGTGATCAAACCGAACGCCGCCGAGCTCGCCGAGCTGACCGGGTCCCGCGACCCGCTCCCCGCCACCCGGGACGCCCGCCGGCGCGGGGCCCACGCGGTGGTGACCTCGCTCGGCCCGGCCGGACTCCTCGCCGCCACCTCCCGCGGCACCTGGCGGGCGGCCCCGCCCCGCACCCTGGCGGGCAACCCCACGGGCGCCGGCGACTCCGCGGTGGCGGGCCTCCTCTCGGCCCTGGTGGAGGGCGCGGACTGGCCGGCCCGCCTGACCCGCGCGGTCGCCCTCTCGGCGGCCACGGTCGCGGCCCCGACGGCGGGAGACTTCGACCCCCGCACCTACGAGGAGGTACGGGGGTCGGTGAAGGTCACGGAGGGCTAG
- a CDS encoding TerD family protein, whose amino-acid sequence MAVSLSKGGNVSLSKEAPGLAAVTVGLGWDTRTTTGVDFDLDASAIAVNAQGKVVSDGHFVFFNNKSTPDQTIVHTGDNRTGEGAGDDEAINVNLAGLPADVDKIVFPVSIYDAETRSQNFGQVRNAYIRVVNQAGGVEIARYDLSEDAATETAMVFGELYRNGAEWKFRAVGQGYASGLTGIAQDFGVNV is encoded by the coding sequence ATGGCAGTAAGCCTCTCCAAGGGCGGAAACGTCTCGCTCAGCAAGGAGGCCCCGGGCCTCGCGGCCGTCACGGTCGGCCTCGGCTGGGACACCCGCACGACCACCGGTGTCGACTTCGACCTGGACGCCTCGGCCATCGCGGTCAACGCGCAGGGCAAGGTCGTCTCCGACGGCCACTTCGTCTTCTTCAACAACAAGTCCACCCCGGACCAGACCATCGTGCACACCGGTGACAACCGGACCGGCGAGGGCGCGGGCGACGACGAGGCCATCAACGTCAACCTCGCGGGCCTGCCCGCCGACGTGGACAAGATCGTCTTCCCGGTCTCCATCTACGACGCCGAGACCCGCAGCCAGAACTTCGGCCAGGTCCGCAACGCGTACATCCGCGTCGTGAACCAGGCCGGCGGCGTCGAGATCGCCCGCTACGACCTCTCCGAGGACGCGGCGACCGAGACCGCCATGGTCTTCGGCGAGCTCTACCGCAACGGCGCCGAGTGGAAGTTCCGCGCCGTGGGCCAGGGTTACGCCTCCGGCCTGACCGGCATCGCCCAGGACTTCGGCGTCAACGTCTGA
- the arfB gene encoding alternative ribosome rescue aminoacyl-tRNA hydrolase ArfB: MPGPYVIRGSVVLPEGELAWRFSRSSGPGGQHVNTSDSRVELLFDVAATKSLPDVWKERALERLASRLVDGVVTVRASEHRSQFRNREMALVRLAALLAEATAPPPKARRATKIPRGINERRLREKKARGETKRGRNARDW; this comes from the coding sequence ATGCCTGGTCCCTATGTCATCCGCGGTTCGGTCGTGCTCCCCGAGGGCGAGCTCGCCTGGCGCTTTTCGCGGTCCTCGGGGCCGGGCGGCCAGCACGTGAACACCTCGGACTCGCGCGTGGAGCTCCTCTTCGACGTCGCGGCGACGAAGTCGCTGCCCGACGTGTGGAAGGAGCGGGCGCTGGAGCGTCTCGCGTCCCGGCTGGTCGACGGGGTGGTGACGGTACGGGCCTCCGAGCACCGCTCGCAGTTCCGCAACCGCGAGATGGCGCTGGTCCGGCTGGCCGCGCTGCTGGCCGAGGCCACGGCGCCGCCGCCGAAGGCGCGCCGGGCGACGAAGATCCCCCGGGGGATCAACGAGCGGCGGCTGCGCGAGAAGAAGGCCCGCGGCGAGACCAAGCGGGGACGGAACGCGCGGGACTGGTAG
- a CDS encoding ROK family protein, with the protein MKHVIALDVGGTGMKAALVAADGTLLHEARRATGRERGAEAVVETIQDFAAELLDLGRERFAATASAAGVAVPGIVDAENGIAVYAANLGWRDVPMRELLGRRLGGIPVALGHDVRTGGLAEGRIGAGRGADRFLFVPLGTGIAGAIGIAGRIEAGAHGYAGEIGHIVVRPGGTACGCGQRGCLETLASASAVSRAWAAASGDAEADAADCAKAVESGDERAREVWLAAIGALADGLVTAITLLDPRTLIIGGGLAEAGETLFTPLRTAVEERVTFQRLPHIVPAALGDTAGCLGAGLLAWDLLATEVPA; encoded by the coding sequence GTGAAACACGTCATCGCCCTCGATGTGGGCGGCACTGGGATGAAGGCCGCCCTCGTCGCCGCCGACGGCACCCTGCTCCACGAAGCGCGCCGCGCCACCGGCCGCGAGCGGGGCGCCGAAGCCGTCGTCGAGACGATCCAGGACTTCGCCGCCGAGCTCCTCGACCTCGGCCGGGAGCGCTTCGCCGCGACCGCCTCCGCGGCCGGCGTGGCCGTCCCCGGCATCGTCGACGCCGAGAACGGGATCGCCGTCTACGCGGCGAACCTGGGCTGGCGCGACGTCCCGATGCGCGAACTGCTCGGCAGACGCCTCGGCGGCATCCCGGTCGCCCTCGGCCACGACGTCCGCACGGGCGGACTCGCCGAGGGACGCATCGGCGCGGGCCGCGGCGCCGACCGCTTCCTGTTCGTCCCCCTCGGCACCGGCATCGCCGGAGCCATCGGCATCGCCGGCCGCATCGAGGCCGGCGCGCACGGGTACGCGGGCGAGATCGGCCACATCGTGGTCCGCCCCGGCGGCACCGCCTGCGGCTGCGGCCAGCGCGGCTGCCTGGAGACCCTCGCCTCCGCCTCCGCCGTCAGCCGCGCCTGGGCGGCCGCCTCCGGCGACGCCGAGGCAGACGCCGCGGACTGCGCCAAGGCCGTCGAATCCGGCGACGAGCGCGCCCGGGAGGTCTGGCTCGCCGCGATCGGCGCCCTGGCCGACGGGCTGGTCACCGCGATCACCCTGCTGGACCCGCGCACGCTGATCATCGGTGGCGGACTGGCCGAGGCCGGGGAAACCTTGTTCACACCACTACGGACGGCCGTCGAGGAACGCGTGACGTTCCAGCGGCTGCCCCACATCGTTCCGGCGGCCCTAGGGGACACCGCCGGATGCCTGGGTGCAGGGCTGCTCGCCTGGGATCTACTCGCCACGGAGGTACCTGCCTGA
- a CDS encoding CBM35 domain-containing protein gives MTTPANHGPNNGANQPEDDDPFGYLYEDGQAAGATPPGQGGGYGYPGPAGGAQPGVPRTSYNQVRTVGDRPYGGQRGPVPYQQGPPQQQAYQAQYQAPEALQAGGYGVPPQQQPPQYTQSVPLPGSGGGHGGGGSSRRGMLIAAVAVVAAVAIGIGAAVIFGKDDDADKGKNNTANTGQSPSAPAQSTPSGQPSNSAPADAPLPKGDAGGPGMVISGNAGLSNAVPGAESASGQYVGNFNQPGAAVTWTLDLPKGGTYRLYVRYGIPGEDANATLTVNGKPNTSPLNMKNFAKSPQGDWEKGWQRTWGQVTLKEGTNTVKLSCEAGNKCQVNIDQLWLEKG, from the coding sequence ATGACGACGCCCGCGAACCACGGCCCGAACAACGGGGCGAACCAGCCCGAGGATGACGACCCGTTCGGCTACCTCTACGAGGACGGCCAGGCCGCGGGGGCCACCCCGCCCGGGCAGGGCGGCGGCTACGGCTACCCGGGACCGGCGGGCGGCGCTCAGCCGGGCGTGCCCCGGACCTCGTACAACCAGGTCCGCACGGTCGGCGACCGGCCCTACGGCGGCCAGCGCGGTCCCGTTCCCTATCAGCAGGGTCCCCCGCAGCAGCAGGCCTACCAGGCCCAGTACCAGGCCCCCGAAGCGCTCCAGGCGGGCGGCTACGGCGTTCCGCCGCAGCAGCAGCCCCCGCAGTACACCCAGTCCGTTCCGCTGCCGGGCTCCGGCGGCGGTCACGGCGGCGGCGGGTCCAGCCGCAGGGGCATGCTCATCGCGGCCGTCGCGGTGGTCGCCGCGGTGGCGATCGGCATCGGCGCGGCGGTGATCTTCGGCAAGGACGACGACGCCGACAAGGGCAAGAACAACACGGCGAACACGGGCCAGAGCCCGTCGGCACCCGCCCAGAGCACCCCCTCGGGCCAGCCGAGCAACTCCGCCCCGGCGGACGCCCCGCTGCCCAAGGGCGACGCGGGCGGTCCGGGCATGGTCATCAGCGGCAATGCGGGCCTGTCGAACGCGGTGCCGGGCGCGGAGAGCGCCAGCGGCCAGTACGTCGGCAACTTCAACCAGCCGGGCGCGGCGGTCACCTGGACGCTGGACCTGCCCAAGGGGGGCACGTACCGCCTCTACGTGCGCTACGGCATCCCGGGCGAGGACGCCAACGCCACCCTCACGGTGAACGGCAAGCCGAACACCTCGCCACTGAACATGAAGAACTTCGCGAAGTCTCCCCAGGGCGACTGGGAGAAGGGCTGGCAGAGGACCTGGGGCCAGGTGACCCTCAAGGAGGGCACCAACACGGTCAAGCTGTCGTGCGAGGCCGGCAACAAGTGCCAGGTCAACATCGACCAGTTGTGGCTCGAAAAGGGCTGA
- the cdgB gene encoding diguanylate cyclase CdgB: METESEPYVRLATLRQLHRVVAELNTARSLADTLQTVVDGIVLGLGYELACVNLVRPDGDLVVAAFAGDPAAEALITGRVGSRASWERRLTMGENWDGLRFIPHTEGWVLVEDDVPQWHTEGPDPRFEDEWHPEDRLYAPMYASGGELLGVVSVDRPRNGRRPGAWGREALQMYAFQAAIAISNARLRANMQRALVRLEREQQALRASEESFRQAFEYAPSGMAIAEMGGDQHGRLLRTNDALCRLLGRPASVLRRYSFSDLVHPEDIGTLLRTSAEGGRAELRLGRRDGTYVWVSLRNSVVADAADGPRFLLTHVEDIEERKRHELQLAHRASHDSLTGLPNSAELRSRLGARLCRRPQSVRATAVEALDAAFETRPSVEGAPGEHGFRPDGYPEPFEFPGGMGGPGGMGGGSAAGGPYDHHVHTVAPATDIDDGTKGLAVLFCDLDGFKSINDRFGHHTGDAVLIEVARRLTTGVRDGDTVARLGGDEFVVLADGLGAADAADLAVRLRNAIIPPIRVDGRAVRVGASFGIGWASCGMSADEVLRSADQRMYIEKRSRSKAHRRAG; encoded by the coding sequence ATGGAGACCGAGTCGGAGCCGTACGTCCGTCTTGCGACCCTGCGGCAGCTGCACCGGGTGGTGGCCGAGCTCAATACGGCCCGGAGCCTGGCGGACACCCTGCAGACCGTCGTGGACGGCATCGTCCTGGGTCTCGGTTACGAACTCGCCTGTGTCAACCTCGTTCGCCCCGACGGTGATCTGGTCGTCGCCGCCTTCGCGGGGGACCCCGCCGCCGAAGCCCTGATCACCGGCCGCGTCGGCTCGCGCGCCTCCTGGGAACGCCGTCTGACGATGGGCGAGAACTGGGACGGCCTGCGCTTCATCCCGCACACCGAGGGCTGGGTCCTCGTCGAGGACGACGTACCGCAGTGGCACACGGAGGGCCCCGACCCGCGGTTCGAGGACGAGTGGCACCCCGAGGACCGGCTCTACGCACCCATGTACGCCTCCGGCGGCGAACTCCTCGGCGTGGTCTCCGTCGACCGCCCGCGCAACGGCCGCCGGCCCGGCGCCTGGGGCCGCGAAGCGCTCCAGATGTACGCCTTCCAGGCCGCGATTGCCATCAGCAACGCCCGGCTCCGCGCGAACATGCAGCGGGCCCTGGTGCGGTTGGAGCGCGAACAGCAGGCCCTGCGCGCCAGTGAAGAGTCGTTCCGCCAGGCCTTCGAGTACGCGCCGAGCGGCATGGCCATCGCCGAGATGGGCGGCGACCAGCACGGCCGCCTGCTGCGCACCAACGACGCGCTGTGCCGGCTGCTGGGCCGGCCCGCCTCCGTGCTGCGCCGGTACTCCTTCTCCGACCTCGTGCACCCCGAGGACATCGGCACCCTGCTGCGCACCTCCGCCGAGGGCGGCCGCGCCGAGCTCAGGCTGGGGCGACGCGACGGTACGTACGTCTGGGTCTCGCTGCGCAACTCCGTCGTCGCCGACGCCGCCGACGGGCCGCGCTTCCTGCTCACGCACGTCGAGGACATCGAGGAGCGCAAGCGGCACGAGCTGCAGCTCGCCCACCGCGCCAGCCACGACTCGCTGACCGGCCTGCCCAACAGCGCCGAGCTGCGCTCCCGGCTCGGGGCCCGGCTCTGCCGCCGCCCGCAGTCGGTGCGCGCCACCGCCGTGGAGGCGCTGGACGCGGCCTTCGAGACCCGGCCCTCGGTGGAGGGGGCACCGGGCGAGCACGGGTTCCGGCCCGACGGATATCCCGAGCCCTTCGAGTTCCCCGGCGGCATGGGCGGACCCGGGGGCATGGGCGGCGGCTCGGCCGCGGGGGGTCCGTACGACCACCACGTGCACACGGTCGCCCCGGCGACCGACATCGACGACGGTACGAAGGGGCTCGCGGTCCTCTTCTGCGACCTCGACGGGTTCAAGTCGATCAACGACCGGTTCGGGCACCACACCGGTGACGCGGTCCTGATCGAGGTCGCCCGGCGGCTGACGACCGGGGTCCGGGACGGGGACACCGTGGCCCGGCTGGGTGGTGACGAGTTCGTCGTCCTCGCCGACGGGCTGGGCGCCGCCGACGCCGCCGATCTCGCCGTGCGGCTGCGCAACGCGATCATCCCGCCGATCCGGGTGGACGGCCGCGCGGTGCGCGTGGGAGCCAGTTTCGGCATCGGCTGGGCGAGCTGCGGCATGTCGGCCGACGAGGTGCTGCGCTCCGCCGACCAGCGCATGTACATCGAGAAGCGCTCCCGTTCGAAGGCGCACCGCCGGGCCGGGTAA